A part of Desulfobacter sp. genomic DNA contains:
- a CDS encoding aminotransferase class III-fold pyridoxal phosphate-dependent enzyme has product MEHVFSSTGHELKLPNIVGGQGVYLFDDRGKRFIDLESGTWCMALGHNNEQVNRTVKKQIDSLVHAGFCYSNHILEKASKSILRRIGFDDGKCTFLCSGSEAIEILRQISKHLTGKNISMTLEDSYLGAYSSVTDRNRSWYVFDWEPCKACKKNACCDPACPLLKEIPHDISEFIFEPGSSSGFVRFPPKALIQNIVTIIRKNKGKIIANEVTTGVGRTGKWFGYQHYDIEPDLIAMGKGIGNGYPVSVAAINRETLGQLERTPFKYAQSHQNDPLGAAVVHEVVQEIENNDLIRAAEEKGVRFLSQLHSLVDNEIVLDVRGRGMMFAVDLRDKDMADAIYSGLIEQGYILGNRGAAFRIDPPLILSEADFTGFINTFKGLLSSIQLKR; this is encoded by the coding sequence ATGGAACACGTTTTCAGCAGTACCGGACATGAACTCAAACTTCCGAATATTGTCGGCGGCCAGGGCGTATACCTGTTCGACGATAGGGGAAAACGGTTTATTGACTTGGAATCGGGGACCTGGTGCATGGCGTTGGGTCACAATAATGAACAGGTAAACAGAACGGTTAAGAAACAAATTGATTCATTGGTGCATGCCGGATTCTGTTACTCCAACCACATCCTTGAAAAAGCCTCAAAATCCATATTGCGGCGGATCGGTTTTGATGACGGAAAATGCACCTTTCTCTGTTCTGGCAGCGAGGCCATAGAGATACTGAGACAGATATCAAAACATCTCACCGGAAAAAATATTTCCATGACACTTGAGGATTCATACCTTGGCGCCTATTCTTCTGTTACCGACAGAAACCGGTCCTGGTATGTTTTCGACTGGGAACCATGCAAAGCATGCAAAAAGAATGCGTGCTGCGACCCAGCCTGTCCGCTGCTCAAGGAGATTCCCCATGATATATCGGAGTTTATTTTTGAACCGGGAAGCTCGTCGGGATTTGTGCGGTTTCCGCCAAAAGCGCTGATTCAAAACATCGTTACGATCATTCGGAAGAATAAGGGCAAGATAATCGCAAACGAAGTCACCACAGGGGTTGGCCGGACGGGCAAATGGTTTGGATACCAGCACTATGATATCGAACCGGACTTAATTGCCATGGGTAAAGGAATCGGAAACGGATACCCGGTCAGTGTGGCGGCAATCAACCGTGAGACACTCGGGCAACTTGAAAGGACTCCCTTTAAATACGCCCAGTCCCACCAGAATGATCCCTTGGGGGCTGCGGTTGTGCATGAGGTGGTGCAGGAGATTGAGAACAACGATCTCATAAGGGCGGCTGAGGAGAAAGGCGTCCGATTTCTGTCCCAGCTTCATTCCCTTGTGGATAACGAAATAGTCCTTGATGTCAGGGGCAGGGGAATGATGTTTGCCGTGGATCTGAGAGATAAGGATATGGCGGATGCAATTTACAGCGGCCTTATTGAGCAGGGATACATCCTGGGGAACAGAGGGGCGGCGTTCAGGATTGACCCCCCGTTGATTCTTTCCGAAGCCGATTTTACCGGGTTTATCAATACATTTAAGGGTCTCCTGTCCTCTATTCAACTGAAGAGATAG
- a CDS encoding carboxymuconolactone decarboxylase family protein translates to MTPSSREKGLKALKQITGATGEQVIESLKDTAPELADWIIDFGYGEVFSRTGLDMKSRELATVAALTAMGTAAPQLKVHIHGALNVGCKKGQIIEVILQMAVYAGFPAAINGVNAARDVFREKEILD, encoded by the coding sequence ATGACGCCATCATCACGTGAAAAAGGATTAAAGGCATTGAAACAAATCACCGGGGCCACGGGAGAGCAGGTAATAGAGAGCCTCAAGGATACCGCCCCGGAACTGGCCGACTGGATCATCGATTTCGGTTATGGTGAGGTCTTTTCAAGAACGGGCCTGGACATGAAATCAAGGGAGCTTGCCACGGTTGCGGCATTAACGGCCATGGGCACGGCGGCTCCCCAGTTAAAGGTGCATATCCACGGCGCCCTCAATGTCGGATGCAAAAAAGGGCAGATCATTGAGGTGATTCTTCAAATGGCCGTATATGCCGGATTCCCGGCGGCAATCAACGGGGTCAATGCCGCCCGGGACGTTTTCAGAGAAAAAGAGATTCTGGATTAA
- a CDS encoding DMT family transporter, whose protein sequence is MKNIIYYALTVLIWGSTWIGIKFQLGRVDPILSVAYRFSLAAVMLMIWCALRRLNMRFTLKEHLFMALQGLFLFALNYWLFYVSELYITSGLAAVIFSTVLIFNMINGAVFLKSPFDARIIVGGIFGLCGIVLVFKPEFHAFHWEDKALVGIAVAFAATLLASLGNIISARNQKNGLPVVQTNAWGMTYGALLMLAVASLSGKPFVLDLSLEYLGALVYLALFGSIVAFGCYLSLIGRIGADRAAYATLIFPIVALIISTIWEDYHWSSEAFAGVGLILCGNLFMMKKISIEEMKTGVKGLAGILPWGAKPSALPSDFIASTPRPCRENYEKKASV, encoded by the coding sequence GTGAAAAACATTATTTACTATGCGTTGACTGTTTTGATATGGGGATCGACCTGGATCGGTATCAAGTTCCAACTGGGGCGGGTTGACCCCATCCTTTCGGTGGCCTATCGATTCTCCCTGGCTGCGGTTATGTTGATGATCTGGTGTGCCCTCCGGCGCCTGAACATGCGCTTTACCTTAAAAGAGCATTTGTTCATGGCGCTCCAGGGCCTTTTCCTCTTTGCATTGAACTATTGGCTGTTCTATGTGTCGGAACTTTATATCACCAGCGGTCTGGCCGCCGTTATTTTTTCCACGGTTCTCATTTTTAACATGATTAATGGCGCCGTTTTTCTCAAGTCCCCCTTTGACGCAAGAATCATCGTGGGCGGGATTTTCGGATTATGCGGCATTGTGCTGGTTTTTAAGCCGGAGTTCCATGCCTTTCATTGGGAAGACAAGGCCCTGGTAGGCATTGCCGTTGCATTCGCTGCCACCCTTCTGGCCTCCCTGGGCAACATCATCTCCGCCAGGAATCAAAAAAATGGCCTTCCCGTTGTTCAAACCAATGCCTGGGGAATGACTTACGGCGCCTTGCTGATGCTGGCCGTTGCGTCCCTGTCAGGTAAGCCATTTGTATTGGATCTGTCCTTGGAATATTTAGGGGCCCTGGTTTACCTTGCCCTTTTCGGCTCAATTGTGGCCTTTGGCTGCTACCTGTCCCTGATCGGGCGCATCGGAGCGGACCGGGCTGCTTACGCCACCCTGATTTTTCCCATTGTCGCCCTTATCATTTCAACCATCTGGGAAGATTACCATTGGAGCAGCGAGGCCTTTGCCGGTGTCGGATTGATTCTTTGCGGGAACCTGTTTATGATGAAAAAAATCTCCATTGAGGAGATGAAAACAGGCGTAAAGGGCCTTGCGGGAATTCTTCCATGGGGAGCAAAACCCTCTGCGCTGCCTTCGGATTTCATTGCCAGCACCCCACGCCCCTGCAGGGAGAATTATGAGAAAAAAGCCTCTGTATGA
- the dctP gene encoding TRAP transporter substrate-binding protein DctP, translating into MAQETADQSELRIQESVGSKIRELRKAKGLSLIQLSGHIGISQGHLSKIETGKAAISIKALSLICRFFRRPVDYLFQKEETTHIIGTLNLGEGPEKESVIRLAKDVRSATDGQLSLVRLEADQLGGGVNPVEHLKNGSIHLFMDDLALFRACVPDFDLFALPYIFPAMDHQLRFLASDFFRDNFTRPLTDQGVRFINPRWNWFRGVERVLVSRTPVFSPADIRGRRVRIYESEVLKLYWRLMGAEPVSVHWEDLNRAFDEGEIDVIPCHKSHVYPMGFSRQAKYVTRIGDMPDIVCVAMNEARYRMLCPGSQEALTACSDKTGDIFTGLAQEKNEPYESMNIRENSAAYIRVDHRPWQAPVKEALKRSVASGLLSGTVVSALEKNNRQQDSI; encoded by the coding sequence ATGGCACAGGAAACGGCAGATCAGAGCGAGCTGAGAATTCAGGAAAGTGTGGGATCCAAGATCCGTGAACTCAGAAAGGCAAAGGGCCTGAGCCTGATCCAATTGTCCGGCCACATCGGCATCTCCCAGGGGCACCTGTCCAAGATTGAGACCGGAAAAGCTGCCATTTCCATCAAGGCCCTTTCCCTGATCTGCCGGTTTTTTCGCCGGCCCGTGGATTATCTGTTTCAAAAGGAAGAGACCACCCACATCATCGGCACCCTGAATCTGGGGGAAGGGCCGGAAAAGGAGAGTGTCATACGGCTGGCCAAAGATGTCCGTAGCGCAACGGATGGACAGCTCTCCCTGGTGCGGCTGGAGGCGGATCAGTTGGGCGGCGGCGTCAATCCCGTCGAGCACCTGAAAAACGGTTCCATCCACCTTTTCATGGATGATCTGGCATTGTTTCGGGCCTGTGTACCGGATTTTGACCTGTTTGCCCTGCCCTATATATTCCCCGCCATGGACCATCAGCTAAGATTCCTGGCGTCAGATTTTTTCCGGGATAACTTTACCAGACCCCTCACGGACCAGGGGGTTCGGTTCATCAATCCGAGGTGGAACTGGTTCCGTGGGGTGGAGCGGGTGTTGGTCTCCAGAACCCCCGTGTTTTCTCCCGCAGATATCCGGGGACGGCGGGTGCGGATCTATGAGTCAGAGGTGCTTAAGCTGTATTGGCGCCTGATGGGGGCCGAGCCGGTCTCCGTACATTGGGAGGACCTCAACCGGGCCTTTGATGAGGGAGAGATCGACGTGATTCCCTGCCATAAATCCCATGTCTATCCCATGGGCTTTTCCAGGCAGGCCAAATATGTCACCCGGATCGGGGATATGCCGGACATCGTCTGCGTGGCCATGAACGAGGCCCGCTATCGGATGCTTTGCCCTGGCTCCCAGGAGGCGCTCACCGCCTGCAGCGATAAAACAGGGGACATATTCACCGGCCTGGCCCAGGAGAAGAACGAACCCTATGAATCCATGAATATCCGGGAAAACAGCGCTGCCTATATCCGGGTGGATCACCGGCCCTGGCAGGCACCCGTAAAAGAAGCCCTGAAGCGCTCTGTTGCGTCAGGGCTTTTGTCCGGGACGGTTGTCAGCGCTCTGGAAAAAAATAACAGGCAGCAGGATTCTATCTGA
- a CDS encoding PLP-dependent aminotransferase family protein: MRKKPLYENVAEKILSLVDEGTFQPGERIPSIRALSRQFKVSINTVKTAYGFLEDRRAIESRPQSGYYVCPRLPGIPAGPQYSHSRRPLNPTEITDSEVVMRVMGDVMNPDLIQFGAAIPDPELIPVKKLNRMLASENRRFPGASIGYAVTPGNKRLRTQISKRMVRAGCSVNPEEIIITNGASEAVFLALKTLCQKGDTLAIGTPIYFNFLQMIQNLGLKVLEIPMCPTRGIEIDLLEKALERHSVAACLILSNFNNPLGNCMPDEAKQALLQVVKRAGVPLIEDDINGDLSFSGHRPSMIKSWDDQGHSLLCASFSKSIAPGYRVGWIVPGRHFDAVMYQKLVINIATPTPTQLAMAEFLVSGGYDNHLRKIQKEYAKKVLQMSNAVGRHFPSGTRITRPEGGFTLWIELPGSVDSLKLYSMAARQGISIAPGAIFSTTDQFRHFIRLNAAMWSDTTRWAVKALGKMVSDLI, from the coding sequence ATGAGAAAAAAGCCTCTGTATGAAAATGTTGCGGAAAAAATTTTAAGCCTGGTGGATGAAGGCACCTTTCAGCCCGGCGAGCGGATCCCGTCCATCCGGGCCTTAAGCCGTCAGTTCAAGGTCAGCATAAATACGGTGAAAACGGCTTACGGATTTCTTGAAGACCGGCGCGCCATCGAATCCAGGCCGCAGTCCGGCTACTATGTCTGCCCGCGCCTGCCCGGTATCCCTGCAGGCCCCCAATACAGCCATAGCCGCAGGCCGCTGAATCCGACTGAAATCACAGACAGCGAAGTGGTGATGCGGGTGATGGGTGATGTGATGAATCCCGATCTCATTCAGTTTGGAGCGGCCATACCCGATCCGGAACTGATTCCGGTAAAAAAACTGAACCGCATGCTGGCTTCGGAGAACAGGCGGTTCCCCGGGGCAAGCATTGGTTATGCCGTGACACCCGGGAACAAACGGCTGCGCACACAGATCTCCAAACGGATGGTCCGGGCCGGGTGTTCCGTGAATCCGGAGGAAATCATCATCACCAATGGGGCCAGCGAAGCGGTTTTTCTGGCCCTGAAAACCCTTTGCCAAAAGGGGGATACCCTTGCCATCGGCACCCCGATTTATTTTAATTTCCTGCAGATGATTCAAAATTTGGGGCTTAAAGTGCTTGAAATCCCCATGTGCCCGACCCGGGGCATTGAAATTGATCTGCTCGAAAAGGCCTTGGAACGGCACTCCGTGGCCGCATGCCTCATTCTTTCCAACTTCAATAATCCCCTTGGCAACTGCATGCCGGATGAGGCGAAGCAGGCGCTTTTGCAAGTGGTGAAACGGGCCGGGGTGCCTCTGATTGAAGACGATATCAACGGTGACCTTTCTTTTTCCGGCCATCGCCCCTCAATGATAAAATCCTGGGATGACCAGGGCCATTCCCTGCTCTGCGCTTCATTTTCAAAAAGTATTGCCCCGGGATACAGGGTCGGCTGGATTGTTCCGGGCCGCCATTTTGATGCGGTGATGTATCAAAAACTGGTGATCAATATTGCCACGCCTACCCCGACCCAGCTGGCCATGGCGGAATTCCTTGTCAGCGGCGGGTATGACAACCATCTTCGAAAAATCCAGAAGGAATATGCCAAAAAAGTCCTTCAGATGTCCAATGCCGTCGGGCGTCACTTTCCTTCCGGGACCAGGATTACGCGGCCTGAGGGCGGGTTTACCCTTTGGATTGAGCTTCCGGGGTCGGTGGACAGCCTTAAATTGTACAGTATGGCCGCCCGTCAAGGGATCTCCATTGCACCGGGAGCCATTTTTTCCACCACGGATCAATTCCGGCATTTCATCCGCTTGAATGCGGCCATGTGGTCTGACACCACCCGGTGGGCGGTCAAGGCGCTGGGTAAGATGGTATCCGATCTGATTTAA
- a CDS encoding LysR family transcriptional regulator — MRLLRYFLAVARELHFGRAAKTLNISQPPLSQQIIKLEQELGVPLFIRNKRMVKLTEPGKALVRHAEKILGMVENARTDISRISAGDRGTISIGYVGPAMDSFLPDIIRGFKQEYPEVELRLAQMNTCDQLSAILNGSVQAGIVRLFGQDTSGCHTRVIHREAYMLAVPSHHPLAGKAQVPLGSLRGEQIIFFSRKIQPALFNEWLRIFSLAGFTPDIVQQTSSYHSAIPLVAAGLGLAIVPRSSTLSRRKGVVFKPINGETPRLSLHLCHLKGTAHPVLANFKQYIRKTLPDVSAAGPF, encoded by the coding sequence TTGCGCCTTTTACGATATTTTCTGGCCGTGGCCCGGGAACTGCATTTCGGCAGGGCTGCAAAAACCCTGAATATCTCCCAGCCGCCCCTGAGCCAGCAGATCATAAAGCTGGAACAGGAACTCGGGGTGCCGCTTTTTATCCGGAACAAGCGGATGGTAAAACTGACTGAGCCCGGAAAGGCGCTTGTCCGGCATGCGGAGAAGATACTGGGTATGGTGGAAAATGCCCGGACGGATATTTCCCGGATTTCTGCGGGGGACAGGGGAACCATATCAATAGGCTATGTCGGGCCGGCCATGGATTCCTTTCTGCCTGATATTATCCGGGGATTTAAACAAGAATATCCTGAGGTGGAATTAAGGCTTGCGCAGATGAACACCTGCGACCAGCTGTCGGCGATACTGAACGGGTCGGTTCAGGCCGGGATTGTCCGGCTGTTCGGCCAGGACACCTCCGGCTGCCATACCCGCGTTATTCACAGAGAGGCCTATATGCTGGCCGTTCCCTCCCACCATCCCCTTGCCGGCAAAGCACAGGTGCCCCTGGGCTCGCTGAGGGGGGAACAGATTATATTTTTTTCCCGGAAGATCCAGCCTGCCCTGTTTAACGAATGGCTGCGTATTTTTTCCCTGGCCGGTTTTACCCCTGATATCGTCCAGCAGACATCCTCGTACCACAGTGCCATCCCCCTTGTGGCGGCCGGGCTCGGCCTGGCCATTGTCCCCCGGTCCAGTACGCTGAGCCGGCGGAAGGGCGTGGTATTCAAGCCGATAAATGGAGAAACGCCGAGGCTGTCCCTGCACCTTTGTCATTTAAAAGGGACTGCCCATCCGGTACTGGCCAATTTCAAGCAATACATCCGGAAAACCCTGCCGGACGTATCCGCCGCAGGTCCTTTCTAA
- a CDS encoding ABC transporter substrate-binding protein, producing MKKKLTILLSVLAIGMLACTNAWAARTGGTFVFCAPYGGDVFSLDMQRTGNTQDYIVGLNIFRSLYKWDAAQNKPVLALATAVDVSEDGMVYTFKLRHDVKFHNGRTMTADDIIYSYNRIMAPATASSAASYVGVIKGAKAVQDGKAQTISGLKKIDDFTLQITLDHVADLGYQLYKIEAAIVPKEEIQAKGDAFGTAPVGCGPFRFVKWIKGSEIVLEKFDGYFEPGKPYIDKLVYKIMPEGSARDMAFRARELDANLVGGAQYDVYQRDPEISKNMIEVAEMYTRFMGFNQAYAPLADKRVRQAINHALNSELIIKKLLKNKAFKATSFLPTSSPAFDPELAPYAYDLKKAKALMAEAGYAGGFDLEVLATNSQSYGVRVVEAIIPFLKKIGIRVKPQQLEGGMLSQRLKKGDYQAFIWSLESGPDPLASLNRFHSRTLPSSGNYIAYANPVFDGLLDQAKIEKDPAKRLDLLKQADRFFFEDAPGWFFNYNKAIIAYQPWVNGVEAVAIEMMLQDFTNLWLNETSPRATAK from the coding sequence ATGAAAAAAAAGTTAACGATTCTTTTGTCGGTTCTTGCCATCGGCATGCTGGCCTGCACCAATGCATGGGCCGCCCGCACCGGCGGCACCTTTGTTTTCTGCGCCCCCTACGGAGGAGATGTATTCTCCCTTGACATGCAGCGCACGGGCAACACCCAGGATTACATCGTGGGGCTGAACATTTTCCGAAGCCTCTACAAATGGGACGCGGCCCAGAACAAACCGGTTCTTGCACTGGCGACTGCCGTCGATGTCTCCGAAGACGGCATGGTTTACACCTTCAAACTCAGACACGATGTTAAATTCCACAACGGCAGGACCATGACCGCCGACGACATCATCTACTCCTATAACCGGATCATGGCCCCCGCAACCGCCTCCTCCGCGGCCTCATATGTGGGAGTCATCAAAGGGGCAAAGGCGGTGCAGGACGGCAAGGCCCAGACCATTTCCGGCCTGAAAAAGATAGACGATTTCACCCTTCAAATCACCCTGGACCACGTTGCGGACCTGGGATACCAGCTTTATAAAATCGAAGCCGCCATTGTACCCAAAGAGGAAATCCAGGCCAAAGGGGACGCCTTCGGAACCGCACCCGTGGGCTGCGGTCCCTTCAGATTCGTCAAATGGATCAAAGGCAGCGAGATCGTCCTGGAAAAATTCGACGGTTATTTTGAACCGGGCAAACCCTATATCGACAAACTGGTCTATAAAATCATGCCCGAAGGCTCTGCCCGGGACATGGCTTTCCGGGCCAGGGAACTGGATGCCAACCTGGTGGGCGGCGCCCAGTACGATGTCTACCAGCGGGATCCTGAAATTTCCAAAAACATGATCGAAGTGGCTGAAATGTACACCCGGTTCATGGGATTCAACCAGGCCTATGCCCCCCTTGCCGACAAACGGGTCCGCCAGGCCATCAACCATGCCCTGAACTCCGAGCTGATCATCAAAAAACTGCTCAAGAACAAGGCCTTCAAAGCCACCTCATTTCTGCCCACATCCTCCCCGGCTTTTGATCCGGAACTGGCCCCCTATGCCTATGACCTGAAAAAGGCCAAGGCACTGATGGCCGAAGCCGGTTATGCCGGTGGATTCGACCTTGAAGTTCTGGCCACCAACTCCCAGTCCTACGGGGTCCGGGTGGTGGAAGCCATCATCCCCTTCCTGAAGAAAATCGGCATCCGGGTCAAACCCCAGCAGCTTGAAGGCGGCATGCTTTCCCAGCGCCTGAAAAAAGGCGATTACCAGGCCTTTATCTGGTCCCTGGAATCCGGCCCCGACCCCCTGGCGTCCCTGAACCGGTTCCACTCCAGGACCCTGCCCTCTTCCGGCAACTATATTGCTTATGCGAATCCCGTATTCGATGGGCTCCTGGACCAGGCAAAAATAGAAAAGGATCCGGCAAAACGCCTGGACCTGCTCAAACAGGCCGACCGGTTCTTCTTTGAAGATGCCCCGGGCTGGTTCTTCAACTACAACAAGGCCATCATCGCCTACCAGCCCTGGGTCAACGGCGTGGAAGCCGTTGCCATTGAGATGATGCTCCAGGATTTTACCAACCTGTGGCTCAATGAAACCTCTCCCAGGGCAACTGCCAAATAG
- a CDS encoding ABC transporter permease, whose amino-acid sequence MHLYALKRILQFIPTIFFITLIMFVLLNILPGSAAYLALDQRKAPDPKLIAQLEKEWGLDKPMHIRYLNYLKGLVTGDLGKSFLRKESVSKIIADRIWPTLKLALASLGLAVAVGLPLGFLSALRQGSWLDSLSMIGAVSGISMPQFWLGILLMFFLSVKVRIFPTSGYGEGNPMYLVLPAISLGVGYMALIARTTRAAVIDVLTMDFVRTARSKGLSELLVNSRHVFQNTMILVLTTVGLQFGSLIGSTVIVEKLFSWPGIGSLLVDSIYQRDIPVTQGCILVIILIFLIVNLIVDLLYAVVDPRIKYQ is encoded by the coding sequence ATGCATCTTTATGCACTCAAACGGATACTCCAGTTTATCCCCACCATTTTTTTCATCACCCTGATCATGTTCGTCCTGCTGAACATCCTGCCCGGCTCGGCCGCGTACCTGGCCCTGGACCAGAGGAAGGCGCCGGACCCCAAGCTCATTGCCCAGCTGGAAAAGGAATGGGGCCTGGACAAGCCCATGCACATCCGCTACCTCAACTATCTAAAGGGACTGGTCACCGGGGACCTTGGCAAATCCTTCCTGCGAAAGGAAAGCGTTTCAAAAATCATTGCCGACCGGATCTGGCCCACCCTGAAGCTGGCCCTGGCCTCACTGGGCCTTGCCGTGGCCGTGGGGCTGCCCCTGGGATTTTTATCGGCCCTGCGCCAGGGGTCCTGGCTGGATTCCCTGTCCATGATAGGCGCCGTGTCCGGGATCTCCATGCCCCAGTTCTGGCTGGGAATTCTGCTGATGTTCTTTTTATCGGTGAAGGTGAGGATATTTCCCACATCGGGGTACGGGGAGGGGAACCCCATGTACCTGGTCCTGCCGGCCATCTCCCTGGGGGTCGGCTATATGGCCCTGATCGCCAGGACCACCCGGGCCGCGGTCATTGACGTCCTGACCATGGATTTCGTCCGCACGGCCCGGTCCAAGGGGCTGTCCGAGCTTCTGGTGAACAGCCGCCATGTGTTCCAGAACACCATGATCCTGGTACTCACCACGGTGGGACTGCAGTTCGGCTCCCTCATCGGGTCCACCGTGATCGTGGAAAAGCTTTTTTCCTGGCCCGGCATCGGCTCCCTGCTGGTGGATTCCATTTACCAGCGGGATATTCCAGTGACCCAGGGGTGCATCCTGGTGATCATCCTGATTTTTCTCATCGTCAACCTGATTGTGGACCTGCTTTACGCCGTGGTGGACCCGAGGATTAAATACCAATGA
- a CDS encoding MATE family efflux transporter produces MYTRHIKDTLVLSLPMIVGQIGQLTMSVADNAMVGRVGADALAAAALGNGLFTLIMVTGIGISMAITPLVSMAKGAGRDRECGTILRQGLMVNMATGILLCLATFIAARFIPFLNQPEAIVGPAMVYMEVLGLSMLPLMLFQSFRQFAEGISVLKPAMVITLAANLVNIFVNWVFIFGNLGAPALGLTGAGIATFSSRAFMAICLMAVLLNAPALKRYDPGRYSGKLDTALIKRLLAIGIPGACQYFFEVSAFTASSVIVGWMGVRELAAHQIALNLASISFMCAMGISAAGTIRVSNALGRNDGPNVRSAGFSAVFLCMGFMALAGLAFVLFRDTLPGFYVSDPEVIRITALLLVIVAFFQISDGTQAVGIGILRGLTDMKIPTALTLAAYWLIGLPSGYALAFHWGLSIYGIWYGLLISLTASALLMMLRFHIKTRIRPA; encoded by the coding sequence ATGTATACCAGACACATCAAAGATACCCTTGTCCTCTCCCTGCCCATGATTGTGGGGCAGATCGGCCAGCTGACCATGTCCGTGGCCGACAACGCCATGGTGGGCCGCGTGGGTGCAGACGCCCTGGCCGCCGCAGCCTTAGGCAACGGCCTGTTCACCCTGATCATGGTAACGGGCATCGGCATATCCATGGCAATCACCCCTCTTGTGTCCATGGCCAAGGGCGCCGGCCGGGACAGGGAGTGCGGCACCATCCTCCGGCAGGGCCTCATGGTCAACATGGCCACGGGAATCCTCCTCTGCCTGGCCACCTTTATTGCGGCCCGGTTTATCCCCTTCCTGAACCAGCCCGAGGCCATTGTAGGGCCGGCCATGGTCTACATGGAGGTGCTGGGGCTTTCCATGCTGCCCCTGATGCTTTTCCAGTCCTTCCGGCAGTTTGCCGAAGGGATAAGCGTACTCAAGCCGGCCATGGTCATCACCCTGGCCGCCAACCTGGTGAACATCTTTGTCAACTGGGTGTTCATTTTCGGCAACCTCGGCGCCCCGGCCCTGGGGCTCACCGGCGCCGGCATCGCCACTTTTTCATCCCGGGCCTTTATGGCGATTTGCCTCATGGCGGTGTTGCTCAACGCCCCGGCCCTCAAACGGTATGACCCGGGGCGGTATTCCGGAAAACTGGACACAGCCCTCATCAAACGGCTGCTGGCCATCGGCATCCCCGGGGCCTGCCAATACTTCTTCGAGGTCTCTGCCTTTACTGCCTCATCGGTGATTGTGGGGTGGATGGGGGTGCGGGAACTGGCCGCCCACCAGATCGCCCTGAACCTGGCCTCCATCTCATTCATGTGCGCCATGGGCATCTCCGCCGCCGGCACCATCCGGGTTTCCAACGCCCTGGGCCGCAACGACGGGCCCAATGTAAGGAGCGCAGGCTTCAGTGCCGTATTCCTCTGCATGGGCTTCATGGCCCTGGCCGGCCTGGCCTTTGTCCTTTTCAGAGATACCCTGCCCGGGTTTTATGTATCCGACCCGGAAGTCATCCGGATCACCGCCCTGCTCCTGGTCATCGTGGCCTTTTTCCAGATATCCGACGGTACCCAGGCCGTCGGGATAGGCATACTGAGAGGTCTCACGGACATGAAGATTCCCACCGCCCTCACCCTGGCCGCTTACTGGCTCATCGGCCTGCCCTCGGGCTACGCCCTTGCCTTTCACTGGGGGCTGAGCATATACGGAATATGGTACGGCCTGCTCATCAGCTTAACAGCCTCCGCCCTGCTCATGATGCTCCGTTTCCATATCAAAACCCGCATCCGGCCGGCTTGA